The proteins below are encoded in one region of Corynebacterium sphenisci DSM 44792:
- the asnB gene encoding asparagine synthase (glutamine-hydrolyzing), which produces MCGLLGILTGDGDAAALTPAVERALPCMRHRGPDAAGTWCDDDVVFGFNRLSIIDLEHSHQPLTWGPADDPERYAMTFNGEIYNYPELRAELAGAGYEFRTEGDGEPILVGYHHWGEAVLEKLRGMFAIAIWDTRTRRLFLARDRFGIKPLFYATTGAGTAFASEKKSILEMAPELGLDAADLDRRALVHYTDLQYVPEPETLHAGIRRLESGCHATLAPGGEVTQVRWFDPAFPIEPVPAGGEQAVFDRIAAVLEDSVAKHMRADVTVGSFLSGGIDSTAIAALAKRHNPDLLTFTTGFEREGFSEVDVAAESAAAIGVEHIVKVVSPEEFAGAIPKIIWYLDDPVADPALVPLYFVAAEARKHVKVVLSGEGADELFGGYTIYKEPLSLRPFERLPAAALRGLGALGRALPEGMRGKSLLLRGSTPLERRYYGNARSFTFEQLREVLPWAPREWDHGEVTAPIYARSADMDPVTRMQHLDLFTWLRGDILVKADKITMANSLELRVPFLDREVFEVAQTLPVDMRIAHGTTKYALRRAMEQIVPEHVINRRKLGFPVPIRHWLAGDELHDWARGVIDESGTGDLIDKAAVRRMLAEHHPTRNDNSRRLWTVLAFMIWHGIFIEDRIRPEIEQRDYPVRL; this is translated from the coding sequence ATGTGTGGCCTCCTCGGCATCCTCACCGGCGACGGCGACGCCGCCGCCCTCACCCCCGCCGTCGAACGCGCCCTGCCCTGCATGCGGCACCGCGGCCCCGACGCCGCCGGCACCTGGTGCGACGATGACGTCGTCTTCGGCTTCAACCGCCTTTCCATCATCGACCTGGAGCACAGCCACCAGCCGCTGACCTGGGGCCCGGCCGATGACCCGGAGCGCTACGCGATGACCTTCAACGGGGAGATCTACAACTACCCCGAGCTGCGCGCCGAACTCGCCGGGGCCGGCTACGAGTTCCGCACCGAGGGCGACGGGGAGCCGATCCTGGTCGGCTACCACCACTGGGGGGAGGCCGTGCTGGAGAAGCTGCGCGGCATGTTCGCGATCGCGATCTGGGACACCCGCACCCGCCGGCTCTTCCTCGCCCGGGACCGCTTCGGCATCAAGCCGCTGTTCTACGCCACCACCGGCGCCGGCACCGCCTTCGCCTCGGAGAAGAAGTCCATCCTGGAGATGGCCCCCGAGCTCGGCCTGGACGCGGCGGACCTGGACCGCCGGGCCCTGGTGCACTACACCGATCTGCAGTACGTCCCGGAGCCGGAGACCCTGCACGCCGGGATCCGGCGGCTCGAGTCCGGCTGCCACGCCACCCTCGCCCCCGGCGGGGAGGTCACCCAGGTGCGCTGGTTCGACCCGGCCTTCCCCATCGAGCCGGTGCCCGCCGGCGGCGAGCAGGCCGTGTTCGACCGGATCGCCGCGGTGCTGGAGGACTCGGTGGCCAAGCACATGCGCGCCGACGTCACCGTGGGCAGCTTCCTCTCCGGGGGCATCGACTCCACCGCGATCGCCGCCCTGGCCAAGCGGCACAACCCCGATCTGCTGACCTTCACCACCGGTTTCGAGCGGGAGGGCTTCTCCGAGGTCGACGTCGCCGCCGAATCCGCCGCCGCGATCGGGGTGGAGCACATCGTCAAGGTGGTCTCCCCCGAGGAGTTCGCCGGGGCGATCCCGAAGATCATCTGGTACCTCGACGACCCCGTGGCCGACCCGGCCCTGGTGCCGCTGTACTTCGTCGCCGCCGAGGCCCGCAAGCACGTCAAGGTGGTGCTCTCCGGGGAGGGCGCCGACGAGCTCTTCGGCGGCTACACCATCTACAAGGAGCCGCTGTCGCTGCGCCCCTTCGAGCGGCTGCCCGCGGCGGCGCTGCGCGGGCTGGGCGCCCTGGGCCGGGCGCTGCCGGAGGGGATGCGCGGCAAATCCCTGCTGCTGCGCGGCTCCACGCCCCTGGAGCGGCGCTACTACGGCAACGCCCGCTCCTTCACCTTCGAGCAGCTGCGCGAGGTGCTGCCCTGGGCCCCGCGGGAATGGGACCACGGCGAGGTCACCGCGCCCATCTACGCCCGCTCCGCGGACATGGACCCGGTCACCCGGATGCAGCACCTGGACCTGTTCACCTGGCTGCGCGGGGACATCCTGGTCAAGGCGGACAAGATCACCATGGCCAACTCCCTGGAGCTGCGGGTGCCCTTCCTGGACCGGGAGGTCTTCGAGGTGGCGCAGACCCTGCCGGTGGACATGCGCATCGCGCACGGCACCACCAAGTACGCGCTGCGCCGGGCGATGGAGCAGATCGTGCCGGAGCACGTGATCAACCGTCGCAAGCTCGGCTTCCCGGTGCCGATCCGGCACTGGCTGGCCGGCGATGAGCTGCACGACTGGGCGCGCGGCGTCATCGACGAGTCCGGCACCGGGGACCTCATCGACAAGGCCGCGGTGCGCCGGATGCTCGCCGAGCACCACCCCACCCGCAACGACAACTCCCGCCGACTGTGGACCGTGCTGGCCTTCATGATCTGGCACGGCATCTTCATCGAGGACCGGATCCGCCCCGAGATCGAGCAGCGGGACTACCCGGTCCGGCTCTAG
- a CDS encoding HesB/IscA family protein yields MTTAQTTGVTLTEAAAAKAKALLAQEDAGDLSLRISVAPGGCAGLRYQLYFDDRELDGDLAEIFDGVRLVVDRQSAPYLMGATIDFADTIEQQGFTIDNPNATGSCACGDSFN; encoded by the coding sequence ATGACCACCGCACAGACCACCGGCGTGACCCTGACCGAGGCCGCCGCCGCGAAGGCGAAGGCCCTGCTCGCCCAGGAGGACGCCGGGGACCTGTCCCTGCGCATCTCCGTCGCCCCGGGCGGCTGCGCCGGCCTGCGCTACCAGCTCTACTTCGACGATCGCGAGCTCGACGGCGACCTCGCCGAGATCTTCGACGGCGTCCGGCTCGTCGTCGACCGGCAGTCCGCCCCCTACCTGATGGGCGCCACCATCGACTTCGCCGACACCATCGAGCAGCAGGGCTTCACCATCGACAACCCCAACGCCACCGGCTCCTGCGCCTGCGGCGACTCCTTCAACTAG
- a CDS encoding DUF3043 domain-containing protein, producing MKLPWRNEEHDADAAGARPAGDPDQRPAEDRPGGGGRGRGKAYTPKKGRPTPKRKEVERAQGIRRGPVEPPMTAKEARARRKAEKATMSKAELKAKRARERAERREARRIADERMAAGDERYLLPRDQGPERALVRDYVDSRRFVANIFLPFALVLLLVMLLGQAFPTLANIISLISMGLLVLLFVEGILIGRNANKLVRERFPKFTGTGFGLGFYAYSRASQPRRLRTPRPRVDVGAEV from the coding sequence GTGAAACTGCCCTGGAGGAACGAAGAGCACGACGCCGACGCCGCCGGCGCCCGCCCGGCCGGCGACCCCGACCAGCGCCCCGCCGAGGATCGCCCCGGCGGGGGCGGGCGCGGCCGGGGCAAGGCCTACACCCCGAAGAAGGGCCGGCCGACGCCGAAGCGCAAGGAGGTCGAGCGCGCCCAGGGCATCCGGCGCGGCCCCGTCGAGCCGCCGATGACCGCCAAGGAGGCCCGGGCCCGGCGCAAGGCGGAGAAGGCCACCATGAGCAAGGCGGAGCTGAAGGCCAAGCGGGCCCGGGAGCGCGCCGAACGCCGGGAGGCCCGCCGGATCGCCGATGAGCGGATGGCCGCCGGCGACGAACGCTACCTGCTGCCCCGGGACCAGGGCCCGGAGCGGGCCCTGGTGCGCGACTACGTCGACTCCCGCCGCTTCGTGGCGAACATCTTCCTGCCCTTCGCCCTGGTGCTGCTGCTGGTGATGCTGCTCGGGCAGGCCTTCCCCACCCTGGCGAACATCATCTCCCTGATCTCGATGGGCCTGCTGGTGCTGCTCTTCGTGGAGGGCATCCTGATCGGGCGCAACGCCAACAAGCTGGTCCGGGAGCGGTTCCCGAAGTTCACCGGCACCGGGTTCGGGCTGGGCTTCTACGCCTACTCCCGGGCCTCCCAGCCGCGCCGGCTGCGCACCCCGCGGCCGCGGGTGGACGTCGGCGCCGAGGTCTAG
- a CDS encoding bifunctional adenosylcobinamide kinase/adenosylcobinamide-phosphate guanylyltransferase: MRTLVLGGARSGKSAWAERLLADPGPGAAAPVHYLATARPRPGEAGFDADFAERIAAHRARRPAHWVTVPAADAPAALAGLADRDPAPPALLDDAGTWLTGVLDEDRLWEAPRGCTAAAADRLLAAVAAWPGPAELVLVSPETGLGVIPGHRSGRLFRDELGVLNARLAEVCDRVVLVVAGLPLALKGALPSSP; this comes from the coding sequence ATGCGCACGCTCGTGCTCGGCGGGGCCCGCTCGGGCAAATCCGCCTGGGCCGAGCGGCTGCTCGCCGACCCCGGCCCCGGCGCCGCCGCCCCGGTGCACTACCTGGCCACCGCCCGGCCCCGGCCGGGCGAGGCCGGCTTCGACGCCGACTTCGCCGAGCGGATCGCCGCGCACCGGGCCCGCCGCCCCGCGCACTGGGTGACCGTGCCGGCCGCCGACGCCCCGGCGGCGCTGGCCGGGCTCGCCGACCGCGACCCCGCCCCGCCGGCGCTGCTCGACGACGCCGGCACCTGGCTCACCGGGGTGCTCGACGAGGACCGCCTGTGGGAGGCCCCGCGCGGCTGCACCGCCGCCGCCGCGGACCGGCTGCTCGCCGCCGTCGCGGCCTGGCCGGGCCCGGCGGAGCTGGTGCTGGTCTCCCCGGAGACCGGGCTGGGGGTCATCCCCGGGCACCGCTCCGGCCGGCTGTTCCGCGATGAGCTCGGGGTGCTCAACGCCCGGCTCGCGGAGGTCTGCGACCGGGTCGTCCTGGTGGTCGCGGGGCTGCCCCTGGCGCTGAAGGGTGCGTTACCCTCGAGCCCATGA
- the cobT gene encoding nicotinate-nucleotide--dimethylbenzimidazole phosphoribosyltransferase, with product MTHESFAPVTAPDEAAAAAARERHLTLTKPPGSLGRLEELGVWLAACQGEVPPRALEDVRVVVFAGDHGVVASGVSAYPAEVSGQMFANIVAGGAAVNAIARAQGASVVAADISLDREVDEAEAPYRVRRGCGAIDREDAMTEAEVARALAVGRRLADEAVDSGAQLLIAGDMGIGNTTPAAAIIGAMVGAEPVAVVGRGTGVDDEGWKRKTAAIRDAMFRARGLRGEPMELLRRIASPDLAAMAAFLAQAAVRRTPALLDGVVVTAAALAAEELAPGARAWWAAGHRSAEPAHALALAQLGLEPLLDYGMRLGEGSGAVAALPMLQSATAVLRDMATFDDAGVSGRAD from the coding sequence ATGACGCACGAGAGCTTCGCCCCGGTCACCGCCCCCGACGAGGCGGCCGCGGCGGCCGCCCGGGAGCGGCACCTGACCCTGACCAAGCCGCCCGGGTCCCTGGGCCGGCTGGAGGAGCTGGGGGTGTGGCTGGCCGCCTGCCAGGGGGAGGTGCCGCCGCGGGCCCTGGAGGATGTGCGGGTGGTGGTCTTCGCCGGCGATCACGGGGTCGTCGCCTCCGGGGTGTCCGCCTACCCGGCGGAGGTCAGCGGCCAGATGTTCGCCAACATCGTCGCCGGCGGCGCCGCGGTCAACGCGATCGCGCGCGCCCAGGGGGCGAGCGTCGTCGCCGCGGACATCAGCCTGGACCGCGAGGTCGACGAGGCCGAGGCGCCCTACCGGGTGCGCCGGGGCTGCGGGGCCATCGACCGGGAGGACGCGATGACCGAGGCCGAGGTCGCCCGGGCCCTGGCGGTGGGCCGCCGGCTCGCCGACGAGGCGGTGGACTCCGGGGCGCAGCTGCTCATCGCCGGGGACATGGGCATCGGCAACACCACCCCGGCGGCGGCGATCATCGGCGCCATGGTCGGCGCAGAGCCGGTGGCGGTGGTCGGCCGCGGCACCGGGGTCGACGACGAGGGCTGGAAGCGCAAGACCGCCGCGATCCGGGACGCGATGTTCCGGGCCCGGGGGCTGCGCGGGGAGCCGATGGAGCTGCTGCGCCGGATCGCCTCCCCGGATCTGGCGGCGATGGCGGCCTTCCTCGCCCAGGCCGCGGTGCGGCGCACCCCGGCGCTGCTGGACGGGGTGGTGGTCACCGCCGCGGCGCTGGCCGCCGAGGAGCTGGCGCCGGGCGCACGGGCCTGGTGGGCCGCCGGGCACCGCTCCGCCGAACCGGCGCACGCCCTGGCCCTGGCGCAGCTGGGCCTGGAGCCGCTGCTGGACTACGGGATGCGCCTGGGCGAGGGCTCCGGGGCGGTGGCGGCGCTGCCGATGCTGCAGTCGGCCACCGCGGTGCTGCGCGACATGGCCACCTTCGACGACGCCGGGGTCTCCGGCCGGGCGGACTAG
- a CDS encoding adenosylcobinamide-GDP ribazoletransferase: MSGKAGPHPPGGPGAAAGEGHGPALAEGLGTALNWLTVLPVPGARTFDRVTGRRAIAALPVVGLVVGLVQAAVLLAVTGLAGTGTARAGLLAALAGLLAVAAAEALTRGMHLDGLADVADALGSYAPPARAREILADPATGPMALGAVALTLPLHAAGLAALAAQQPAGGGAGGLAAAAAPLALPAVLSRAAAMTACRRGWPAAGATGFGALVAGTQPAWSLLAWWAVLAAAAYAAAGAAGLAAAGIAAAGALALGRHALRRLGGVGGDVLGAIIELSAAAVAVTLALAA; encoded by the coding sequence GTGTCCGGCAAGGCCGGGCCGCACCCGCCCGGCGGCCCCGGCGCCGCGGCGGGCGAGGGCCATGGCCCGGCCCTCGCCGAGGGCCTCGGCACCGCGCTGAACTGGCTGACCGTGCTGCCGGTGCCCGGGGCGCGGACCTTCGACCGGGTCACCGGCCGCCGCGCCATCGCGGCGCTGCCGGTGGTGGGCCTGGTGGTGGGCCTGGTCCAGGCCGCGGTGCTGCTGGCGGTGACCGGCCTCGCCGGGACCGGGACCGCCCGGGCGGGGCTCCTCGCCGCCCTGGCGGGGCTGCTCGCGGTGGCCGCCGCCGAGGCGCTCACCCGGGGCATGCACCTCGACGGGCTGGCCGATGTCGCCGATGCGCTGGGCTCCTACGCGCCCCCGGCGCGGGCCCGGGAGATCCTCGCCGACCCCGCTACCGGGCCGATGGCGCTCGGCGCGGTGGCGCTGACCCTGCCCCTGCACGCCGCCGGCCTGGCCGCGCTCGCCGCGCAGCAGCCCGCCGGCGGGGGCGCCGGGGGGCTCGCCGCCGCCGCGGCGCCGCTGGCGCTGCCGGCGGTGCTGTCCCGGGCGGCGGCGATGACCGCCTGCCGCCGGGGCTGGCCGGCGGCCGGGGCGACCGGCTTCGGCGCCCTGGTCGCCGGCACCCAGCCGGCCTGGTCGCTGCTGGCCTGGTGGGCGGTGCTGGCCGCCGCCGCCTACGCGGCCGCCGGCGCCGCGGGCCTGGCCGCCGCCGGGATCGCCGCGGCCGGCGCGCTGGCGCTGGGCCGGCATGCGCTGCGCCGGCTCGGTGGGGTCGGCGGCGACGTGCTCGGCGCGATCATCGAGCTGAGCGCCGCCGCGGTCGCGGTGACCCTGGCGCTGGCCGCCTGA
- a CDS encoding branched-chain amino acid aminotransferase, whose protein sequence is MAALDFDIRPNPAPHSAAEREAILADPGFGRHFTDHMVRIDWDVDRGWHDARVEAYGPLTMDPASSVLHYGQSIFEGLKAYRHADGSIVTFRPEQNARRFQRSAARIAMPELPEEVFLEAVRLLVDIDRDWVPAAGGEESLYLRPVMFATERTLGVHPSLNYTFILMASPAGAYFSGGIDPVTVWLSHEYVRACPGGTGDAKFAGNYAASLAAQAEAEQHGCDQVVWLDAIERTWIEEMGGMNLAFIYGEGADPSGITLVTPALSGSLLPGITRDSLLTVAADMGLTVAEKRVSTADWVNDAASGAMSEAFACGTAAVITPVGTVAHREGRFEINGAATGEWTMRLRERLTGIQHGDVEDVHGWVRRLVPAE, encoded by the coding sequence ATGGCTGCACTCGACTTCGACATCCGACCCAACCCCGCACCGCATTCGGCGGCCGAACGCGAGGCGATCCTCGCCGATCCCGGCTTCGGCCGGCATTTCACCGATCACATGGTGCGGATCGACTGGGACGTCGATCGCGGCTGGCATGACGCCCGGGTGGAGGCCTACGGGCCGCTGACCATGGACCCGGCGTCCTCGGTGCTGCACTACGGGCAGTCCATCTTCGAGGGCCTCAAGGCCTACCGGCACGCCGACGGCTCCATCGTCACCTTCCGCCCGGAGCAGAACGCCCGCCGCTTCCAGCGCTCCGCGGCCCGGATCGCGATGCCGGAGCTGCCCGAGGAGGTGTTCCTGGAGGCGGTGCGGCTGCTGGTGGACATCGACCGGGACTGGGTGCCGGCCGCCGGCGGGGAGGAGTCGCTCTACCTGCGGCCGGTGATGTTCGCCACCGAGCGCACCCTGGGCGTGCACCCCTCGCTGAACTACACCTTCATCCTCATGGCCAGCCCCGCCGGGGCGTACTTCTCCGGGGGGATCGACCCGGTGACGGTGTGGCTGTCCCACGAGTACGTCCGGGCCTGCCCGGGCGGCACCGGGGACGCGAAGTTCGCCGGCAACTACGCCGCCTCCCTGGCCGCCCAGGCCGAGGCGGAGCAGCACGGCTGCGACCAGGTGGTGTGGCTCGACGCCATCGAGCGCACCTGGATCGAGGAGATGGGCGGGATGAACCTGGCCTTCATCTACGGCGAGGGCGCCGACCCGTCCGGGATCACCCTGGTCACCCCGGCGCTGTCCGGGTCCCTGCTGCCCGGGATCACCCGGGACAGCCTGCTCACCGTCGCCGCGGACATGGGCCTGACCGTGGCGGAGAAACGGGTGTCCACCGCGGACTGGGTGAACGACGCCGCCTCCGGGGCGATGAGCGAGGCCTTCGCCTGCGGTACCGCGGCGGTGATCACCCCGGTGGGCACCGTGGCGCACCGCGAGGGCCGCTTCGAGATCAACGGCGCGGCCACCGGCGAGTGGACCATGCGGCTGCGGGAGCGGCTCACCGGCATCCAGCACGGCGATGTCGAGGACGTGCACGGCTGGGTGCGCCGGCTGGTGCCCGCCGAGTAG
- a CDS encoding leucyl aminopeptidase, whose product MTDADTGAAGAQYPNAEVLAHLLPAVGRRVRLAGAAAAPAEADTLVVAVLDGEEGLELVADGALGGAAEEVLRGLQAVGAKGALERTTRIPAPAGLDVDSIIAVGLGAEDPDADAVRRAAGAAVRAATGATHIASALGALDPAAALEGAGLGGYAYAGRKAEAGTAAEELTVTVLGAGEPAVDRAAAVVDAVCTARDLVNTDSAALHPGALAEAAAALAADAGLAAEVLGPEELAAGGYGGLLAVGGGSARGPRLVRLHHHGGAGAAARVGLVGKGVTFDTGGISLKPGANMENMISDMGGAAAVIATVVLAARLGLGLDVTATVPMAENMPDGRSYRPGDVITQYGGTTVEVLNTDAEGRLILADALVRAAEDEPDYLLDTATLTGAQLVALGGRTPGVLGDGGFRDRVAELSRAVGEGGWAMPMPAELAEGLDSPVADLRNIGANREGGMSVAASFLRRFVPEAPEGPRWAHLDVAGPAYNTHAAWGCTPTRATGVPVRTLLAVLEDIAG is encoded by the coding sequence ATGACCGATGCCGATACCGGCGCCGCGGGCGCCCAGTACCCCAATGCCGAGGTGCTCGCGCACCTGCTGCCGGCGGTGGGCCGCCGGGTGCGCCTGGCCGGCGCCGCGGCCGCCCCGGCGGAGGCCGACACCCTGGTGGTGGCGGTGCTCGACGGCGAGGAGGGCCTGGAACTGGTGGCCGACGGGGCCCTGGGCGGGGCCGCCGAGGAGGTGCTGCGCGGGCTGCAGGCCGTGGGCGCGAAGGGCGCCCTGGAGCGCACCACCCGGATCCCCGCCCCGGCGGGGCTGGACGTGGACTCGATCATCGCCGTCGGCCTGGGCGCCGAGGACCCCGACGCCGACGCGGTGCGCCGCGCCGCCGGGGCGGCGGTGCGCGCCGCCACCGGGGCGACGCACATCGCCAGCGCCCTGGGCGCCCTCGACCCCGCCGCCGCCCTGGAGGGCGCCGGCCTGGGCGGCTACGCCTACGCCGGGCGCAAGGCCGAGGCCGGCACCGCCGCCGAGGAGCTCACCGTCACCGTGCTCGGCGCCGGGGAGCCGGCGGTGGACCGGGCCGCCGCGGTGGTGGACGCGGTGTGCACCGCCCGGGACCTGGTGAACACCGACTCCGCGGCCCTGCACCCGGGCGCGCTCGCCGAGGCCGCCGCGGCCCTGGCCGCCGACGCCGGGCTGGCCGCCGAGGTGCTCGGCCCCGAGGAGCTCGCCGCCGGCGGCTACGGGGGGCTGCTCGCCGTCGGCGGCGGCTCGGCCCGCGGGCCCCGGCTGGTGCGGCTGCACCACCACGGCGGCGCCGGGGCCGCCGCCCGCGTCGGCCTGGTCGGCAAGGGCGTGACCTTCGACACCGGCGGGATCTCGCTGAAGCCGGGGGCGAACATGGAGAACATGATCTCCGACATGGGCGGGGCGGCGGCGGTCATCGCGACCGTCGTGCTCGCCGCCCGGCTGGGCCTGGGCCTCGACGTCACCGCCACGGTGCCGATGGCGGAGAACATGCCCGACGGCCGCTCCTACCGCCCCGGCGACGTGATCACCCAGTACGGGGGCACCACCGTGGAGGTGCTCAACACCGACGCGGAGGGCCGGCTGATCCTCGCCGACGCGCTGGTGCGCGCCGCGGAGGACGAGCCCGACTACCTGCTGGACACCGCCACCCTCACCGGGGCGCAGCTGGTCGCCCTCGGCGGGCGCACCCCCGGGGTGCTCGGCGACGGGGGCTTCCGGGACCGGGTCGCGGAGCTCTCCCGGGCGGTCGGCGAGGGCGGCTGGGCGATGCCCATGCCCGCCGAGCTCGCCGAGGGCCTGGACTCGCCGGTGGCGGATCTGCGCAATATCGGCGCCAACCGGGAGGGCGGGATGAGCGTGGCCGCCTCCTTCCTGCGCCGCTTCGTGCCGGAGGCCCCGGAGGGCCCCCGGTGGGCGCACCTGGACGTCGCCGGCCCGGCGTACAACACCCACGCCGCCTGGGGCTGCACCCCGACGCGGGCCACCGGGGTGCCGGTGCGCACCCTGCTCGCGGTGCTGGAGGACATCGCCGGCTAG